The following is a genomic window from Acidaminococcales bacterium.
AACAATTCAGCGCAATGAACGGCTTGGACGCGCGGGCGCTGCAATTGTGTATCGCCTGCGCAAACAGTTCCTTGCCTGTGCCGCTTTCGCCGACAATCAAAATGTCCTCGTCATATTCCGCCATGCGTTTTGCCATGGCAATGGCTTTTTGCATCGGCGCGGACACGCCGATTACGTCGTCGAAGGTGTATTTTGCCCGGGACAGGCGCGTTACCGTCTTTTTCAATTCCTCGTTGCGCCGCACATACTGCTCTAGTTCCCTTGAGAGTTGCTTTATGCGCTCAACGTCTTTGATCAGCGATATGCCGCCGATGATTTGCCCATTTTCGTATAAAGGGTTAAGATCGACCACATAATTTGTGCTGATCTCACGGCGAATTATGCCCAGTTTGCTTTGCCCGGTTTTTATTACCTGCGGCAGGACGCTGCCCGGCCTAACGTCCGGCAGGAATTTGCCCATAATGGCTTCCCGCTTTATACCGACGATATTAAGATAACTTTCATTGACATATCTGACCACAGCGTCGATGTCCGCAATCAGTATTCCGTCCGAAAGAGATTCGATCAACGTGGTTATGGTCTGCCCGGTATTGAAGAACGCGCCATCCCTGTCCAAAATATCAACTCCGTTTCGCCTTTCGCGGCATCGGCCGCCCGGCAAGGTCCGGTTCCGTCATAAATCGTAAATCATCTGCCTTATATAGCCATTATATAATATAATATTTTCGCTTTTAAAATATTTTCGCAATTTAACATAGCAAGCGTTCCGTAAAAACATTTGGCGGCAGAGCGCGCCCGCCGTTTCCGGCTTGCGCTTTAAAGCTTGCCCGCCGGGGCAAACTCAACGTCCACGCACACAATTTCCGGCGCATTGCCGATCCTGACCGGCGGGCCCCACGTCCCAAAGCCGCAGGTAACAATCACGTTCAGTCTGTCCAATTTTGCGTAGCCGTAGTCGATGGGAAAAATATAACTGGTTATGAGGTTGTTAGGCGCAATCTGCCCCTTATGCGTGTGCCCGCACAAAATCAAATCCGCCCCGGCCGCCTGGGCCTCTTTCAGGCGGCTTGGCTGATGGTCAAGGACTATTATCGGTTGCTCGCCGCGGCCGGCCAACAGCGGCGCCAGACTTTGCTTTCCGCCGGCCCGGCTGTAGTCGTCGCGCCCCACGACATATACGCCGTTTGGCAATGTTACGCCTTTGTCCACCAGCACAGTCATGTACCGCGAATTCAAATACGCCTCAACGTCTTTGCTTTCTCGCCCCCCTATGTATTCATGGTTGCCCATGACCGCGTAAACGCCGAACTTAGTATTTACATTTTTTAAGCCGTCCAGCGGCCGTTTGCGATAGAGCGAATTTATATCGCCGTCAACCGTATCCCCGACAATGAACAAAACGTCGGCGTCAAGGCCGTTGACCATTGCCACTGCCCGCGCCACCGATTTTTCGCCGTTTATTTTTCCCAGGTGCAAATCGGAAAGCATGGCTATGCGCATTTTGCCAATTGCCGCCGGTTTGTCGATTTTTATCTTATAATTGGTTACGCGGGGGTTTTGCGCGTTATAAGCGCCGTATGACATAAGGGCGAGCAATATCGTCAGGACAGCGCCGCCGGTAGCCTGGGCCGACGGACGGAATATGGCGAGGCGAAAAGTTTTTTGCAGAAAATTCGCCAAATCGCAAATGGCGGCAAGCATCAGGCCATAATAAATTATCGCGATCCAGTAAGCTCCCAAAAGATAAAGCAAATCCAGCGGCCCGTTAGGCAACGCTTCGCTGTCATTGCGCAAAAGCAAGGGCAGCAAAGCCACCGCCAGCCAAACGGCCGCGACAGCGCCGCCCGCCAGCGGCAACCGCTCCCGGAACACCGCAACGAACCGATAGCCCAGATACAAATTGCCTGTTATGTAAAAAAGCATGAACCCTATGACGAAAACGCTCAATTAAATCACTCCCGCAGCCAATCTTTTAAAAGCCTGGCCGCGTAAAGCCCTAACGCCTCATTGCCCCTCACGGTCAAGTGCACGCCATCGTCAAGGTAATTCAACGGGTTGTCGGCGGCGGGAAGAGCCTTTTGCAGGTCAATCGTCAACACCCCCGGCAAAGACGCGCCGCGCACACTATCGCGCAGCGCCATAAAATCGCCCGCGAAAATTTCCGCCGCCGAAACCAGCGGCAAAACACAGCCAACGCGCAATTTCCTGTCCAAGGCCATTTTCTGTATGGCGGCCGTGTCGCGGGCAATGTCGGATGCGGCGCGCGCGGCCAAAATTACGTCATTGGCGCCGCCAAACATGATAAAATGCGTCAGTTCGCCGTTTTCCAGAATTCGTTTGGCGCGAAACTTCATGTCTGCCGTAGTTTCACCGCAAACACCATAATTGAGCGATTTTACGCCGAGCCGTTCCGACAAAACGGAAAGCCACGACACCTTTTCCCCGAAAGGGAACCCTGCGGTCAACGAGTCGCCTAAAACCGCCAGCAGCATGAACCAATCGCCTCGCCATAAAAACAAAATTGCGCCAAAACAATCCCGCCCCAACAGGCGAAAGTTTCGGCTTGAAGCGCCGCCAAAGCGCGGCGCTCCCTAAACATAATAGCACGGCCATGTTACATTCGTCAAAGCGCAAGCCGGCACTGTTTTCGCAACGCATGAAAAAAGCGCGGCCATGGCCGCGCTTGCCGCTTTTAAACAGTCATGTTTTATTGGCAAAATATTCGCAAGTCCTGCGCAATCCTTCTTCCAGCGGCACAGAGGTTTTCCAGCCCAAATTTCGCACCGCCCGCTCATTGTCCAAAATAGAGCGGTAAATGTCGCCTGCCCGCGGCGGACCGTATTTCGCCCCTATCTTTTTCCCCGTTATTTTCCCTAACATTCCCGCAAGCTGGTTT
Proteins encoded in this region:
- a CDS encoding GDSL-type esterase/lipase family protein, giving the protein MLLAVLGDSLTAGFPFGEKVSWLSVLSERLGVKSLNYGVCGETTADMKFRAKRILENGELTHFIMFGGANDVILAARAASDIARDTAAIQKMALDRKLRVGCVLPLVSAAEIFAGDFMALRDSVRGASLPGVLTIDLQKALPAADNPLNYLDDGVHLTVRGNEALGLYAARLLKDWLRE
- a CDS encoding metallophosphoesterase; translation: MSVFVIGFMLFYITGNLYLGYRFVAVFRERLPLAGGAVAAVWLAVALLPLLLRNDSEALPNGPLDLLYLLGAYWIAIIYYGLMLAAICDLANFLQKTFRLAIFRPSAQATGGAVLTILLALMSYGAYNAQNPRVTNYKIKIDKPAAIGKMRIAMLSDLHLGKINGEKSVARAVAMVNGLDADVLFIVGDTVDGDINSLYRKRPLDGLKNVNTKFGVYAVMGNHEYIGGRESKDVEAYLNSRYMTVLVDKGVTLPNGVYVVGRDDYSRAGGKQSLAPLLAGRGEQPIIVLDHQPSRLKEAQAAGADLILCGHTHKGQIAPNNLITSYIFPIDYGYAKLDRLNVIVTCGFGTWGPPVRIGNAPEIVCVDVEFAPAGKL